One Dioscorea cayenensis subsp. rotundata cultivar TDr96_F1 chromosome 15, TDr96_F1_v2_PseudoChromosome.rev07_lg8_w22 25.fasta, whole genome shotgun sequence genomic region harbors:
- the LOC120277479 gene encoding uncharacterized protein LOC120277479 has product MVQSAVGPLIPAKTIAQTPDPSYHAAAKKRRQKRLRSSVLPGGGAYGGRRSGPGTPLLRWKFDNGDRQGEVAPEVGGKGRRKKKSCDGAPAVSARRLAAGLWKLHLPEFASGGGEGRRGQVVSEHFPGHMQNKSATIHGSSAFHACGRNELLSPMSVHNTENFMLQKLDGSAALANSVMEKATKWDPGCTKASDEVYRFYSHLKLLEDQQITTVSVVSTLQAELEQARTQIAELEAERKVAKKKMDHFFRKVEEEKASWRSKEHRKIRAILDDMKIDLNRERKSRQRMEIMNSKLVNELAEAKLSAKRFMQDYEKERKNRILMEEVCDELAKEMGEDKAEVDALKRESLMAREEVEEEKKMLQTAEIWREERVQMKLVDAKLTLEEKYAQLSKLQADLEAFLKERRNTNLDEGNIKEADALVKAVSSVGIQDIKELTYQPPPASEDIFSVFEELQPREDANEIEIQPCCESRPASHASKVHTVSPDINGLLGKTKYNSRYVNGVVDRNDDAEDDSGWETVSHIEEQGSSFSPEGSDPSVNGFCQESNVSLSGTDWEDNGVPGKANSEISEVCSVGTKQSRKKVSSIVRLWKSSSGQINGENPKKISMEMINGRLSNGRMSNATTVSPERLSGEIGSSPRSLVQWSSPDSVNPPYIIRGMKGCIEWPRGTQNQSLKAKLLEARIESQKIQLKQVLKQKI; this is encoded by the exons ATGGTGCAGTCCGCTGTCGGTCCCCTCATCCCCGCCAAAACCATAGCTCAAACCCCTGACCCGTCTTACCACGCTGCTGCGAAGAAGCGCCGCCAGAAGCGGCTCCGGAGCTCGGTGCTTCCCGGAGGTGGTGCGTATGGAGGGAGACGGAGTGGACCCGGGACGCCTCTGCTCAGATGGAAGTTTGATAATGGGGATCGGCAAGGGGAAGTGGCGCCGGAAGTTGGGGGAAAGggaaggaggaagaagaagagctgCGATGGAGCTCCGGCAGTGTCGGCGAGGAGGCTGGCTGCTGGACTCTGGAAACTTCATTTGCCGGAGTTCGCGAGTGGTGGCGGGGAAGGCAGAAGAGGACAGGTTGTGAGTGAG CATTTTCCTGGTCATATGCAAAACAAATCAGCAACTATTCATGGAAGTTCCGCCTTCCATGCTTGCGGAAGGAACGAGCTTCTAAGTCCCATGTCTGTCCATAATACTGAGAATTTTATGTTGCAAAAG CTTGATGGGTCAGCTGCATTGGCCAATTCAGTGATGGAGAAAGCAACTAAGTGGGATCCCGGGTGCACGAAAGCATCAGATGAGGTCTACAGGTTTTATAGTCACCTTAAACTTCTTGAAGATCAGCAGATTACCACTGTGTCAGTTGTTTCAACACTCCAGGCAGAACTTGAGCAGGCCCGTACTCAAATTGCTGAACTTGAGGCCGAGAGGAAAGtagcaaagaaaaaaatggatcaTTTCTTTAGGAAGGTTGAGGAGGAGAAAGCTTCCTGGCGCAGCAAAGAGCACAGAAAGATCAGGGCAATACTTGATGACATGAAGATTGACCTTAACCGAGAGAGGAAGAGCCGGCAACGAATGGAAATTATGAACTCAAAGTTGGTCAATGAGCTTGCGGAGGCTAAGTTATCTGCCAAGAGATTCATGCAAGACTACGAGAAGGAACGGAAGAACAGAATATTGATGGAGGAGGTTTGCGATGAGCTTGCAAAAGAGATGGGAGAGGACAAAGCCGAGGTTGATGCTTTGAAGAGGGAATCATTGATGGCCCGAGAGGAGGtcgaagaagagaagaaaatgtTGCAAACGGCAGAGATTTGGCGTGAAGAAAGGGTTCAGATGAAGTTGGTTGATGCAAAGCTGACCCTTGAGGAGAAGTATGCACAGCTAAGTAAACTACAAGCTGATTTAGAGGCATTTTTGAAAGAAAGGCGCAACACTAATCTTGACGAGGGGAACATTAAAGAAGCGGATGCACTAGTAAAGGCAGTTAGCTCAGTTGGTATTCAAGACATCAAAGAGTTGACTTATCAACCCCCTCCTGCGTCGGAGGACATATTCTCAGTATTTGAAGAACTCCAACCAAGAGAAGATGCCAATGAGATAGAGATTCAACCATGCTGTGAATCCAGACCAGCAAGTCATGCATCTAAAGTCCATACAGTTAGCCCAGACATTAATGGATTGTTAGGAAAAACCAAATATAATTCAAGATATGTGAATGGAGTAGTTGATAGAAATGACGATGCAGAGGATGATAGTGGTTGGGAAACGGTGAGTCACATTGAAGAGCAAGGATCAAGTTTTTCTCCGGAAGGGAGCGATCCATCTGTAAATGGATTCTGTCAAGAAAGTAATGTGTCACTGAGTGGAACTGATTGGGAAGATAATGGAGTTCCTGGCAAAGCAAATAGCGAAATAAGTGAGGTTTGTTCTGTGGGGACTAAGCAATCAAGGAAGAAGGTGTCGTCAATTGTTAGGCTTTGGAAGTCGTCATCTGGCCAAATTAATGGCGAAAATCCCAAGAAGATATCAATGGAGATGATAAATGGGAGGTTGTCAAATGGAAGGATGTCTAATGCCACCACCGTGTCTCCGGAAAGGCTGTCTGGTGAAATCGGATCAAGTCCTCGAAGCCTGGTGCAATGGAGCTCTCCTGACTCTGTGAACCCACCATACATTATTCGTGGCATGAAGGGATGTATTGAATGGCCACGAGGCACGCAAAACCAAAGTTTGAAGGCAAAGCTTCTTGAGGCAAGGATCGAGAGCCAGAAAATTCAGCTGAAGCAGGTCTTGAAGCAAAAAATTTAG
- the LOC120278181 gene encoding LOW QUALITY PROTEIN: probable nucleoredoxin 2 (The sequence of the model RefSeq protein was modified relative to this genomic sequence to represent the inferred CDS: deleted 1 base in 1 codon): MRIGGMETPTSEDWSLTTALSSESRDFLIFPSGDKVCVKELEGKTIGLYFAANWYAKCEFFNQVLAKEYIKLKEQGSEFEIVFISSDEDNYCFEIFHGKMPWPAIPFYDLQSKRGLTEKFDIEGIPTLILFSPKGELLQTDGVELIERYGYEAYPFTSDKMAELEAEEKARYASQTLEKLLVCSDRDFVVGHNQQVPVSGLVGKTIGLYFSASWCAPCSKFTSKLVSIYESLRRNKKDFEVVFVSLDKEQEGYAQCFNEMPWFALPFEKNTSKTLSRYFDIRGIPSLIIVGPDGKTVTKDGKYLINLHSEMAFPFTEAQMRFLKGKMDEEAKKYPLSIQHVGHQHILKLVSENSGGGPYICCECEQQGSGWAYQCLDCGYEVHLKCVEVDKEVDGKDKNGDEFCVVSST; encoded by the exons ATGAGAATTGGTGGCATGGAAACTCCAACTTCTGAAGATTGGAGCCTTACTACTGCCTTGTCTTCTGAAAGCAGGGATTTCCTCATCTTTCCTTCTGGTGATAAG GTATGTGTTAAAGAACTGGAAGGAAAGACAATTGGATTGTATTTTGCTGCAAATTGGTATGCAAAATGTGAGTTCTTCAATCAAGTCCTGGCTAAAGAATACATAAAACTGAAAGAACAAGGATCAGAGTTCGAAATCGTA TTCATATCATCTGATGAAGATAATTACTGCTTTGAAATTTTCCATGGCAAAATGCCTTGGCCTGCCATACCATTCTATGATTTACAATCCAAGAGAGGCCTGACAGAGAAGTTCGACATCGAAGGCATTCCCACACTGATTCTTTTCAGTCCTAAAGGCGAACTTTTGCAAACTGACGGCGTAGAGCTTATCGAACGCTATGGATATGAAGCGTATCCATTCACTTCAGATAAGATGGCAGAGCTCGAAGCCGAAGAGAAAGCAAGATATGCATCACAAACTCTAGAGAAACTTCTTGTTTGCAGTGACAGGGACTTTGTAGTAGGACATAATCAGCAG GTTCCAGTTTCAGGTTTAGTAGGAAAGACAATAGGACTGTACTTCTCTGCATCTTGGTGTGCTCCATGTTCCAAATTCACATCAAAATTGGTGTCAATATATGAGAGTCTgagaagaaataagaaagactTTGAAGTAGTGTTTGTTTCATTAGATAAAGAACAAGAAGGTTATGCACAATGCTTCAATGAAATGCCATGGTTTGCATTGCCATTCGAGAAAAATACATCGAAAACTCTGTCTCGATACTTTGACATTCGAGGAATTCCCTCACTGATCATAGTTGGTCCAGATGGAAAGACAGTGACTAAGGATGGAAAGTACCTGATAAATTTACATTCAGAAATGGCATTTCCATTCACTGAAGCTCAAATGAGGTTCTTGAAAGGAAAAATGGATGAAGAAGCTAAGAAATATCCTCTTAGTATTCAGCATGTTGGTCACCAACATATTTTGAAGTTAGTATCTGAAAATTCTGGTGGTGGACCATATATATGTTGTGAGTGTGAACAGCAAGGTTCTGGTTGGGCATATCAGTGTCTTGATTGTGGTTATGAAGTTCATCTCAAATGTGTTGAAGTTGACAAAGAAGTTGATGGAAAGGATAAGAATGGTGATGAGTTCTGTGTTGTTAGTAGCACTTAG
- the LOC120277043 gene encoding LOW QUALITY PROTEIN: glutamate receptor 2.7-like (The sequence of the model RefSeq protein was modified relative to this genomic sequence to represent the inferred CDS: deleted 2 bases in 2 codons) has protein sequence MGNLLFACVIFIVSFLVTVAVAVAGEQRKFPVGVVLDMDTWVGNISRSCISMATDDFYAYHSNYTTRLDFYIRNSKEDVVSAASAALDLLINNRVEAIIGPQTSIQAKFVAEIGNRTHIPIISFSATSPVLSSVRTPYFIRTTISDSSQAQAIAALVRSFGWSQLIPIFEDTDYGTGMIPYLIDAYQTTNARVPHRSMIPLSANDDQILTELYFLMTLQTRVFVVHASYSLVSRLLTKAKEIGMMKEGYAWIVTYGLTDNFGVMDSSTLKAMHGVLTVNPYIPQYPDFNTKWKARQPQKDPAAFAKKIEPSVYAMWAYDTVWALAFAAEAVGAPVGTAPHDRKLMDSYRKNSTNLEELQVSPSGHKLLDSILGMNFDGVTGRFRLVNGQLEAKSFEIININRDKMKKIGYWTSEHGISGKLDHGTNLKGIIWPGDAITAPNGLDWQSNNKTLRIGVPVMKGFMEFVNREWNPLTNRNGSGFCIEVFDTIMASLPYKIPYEYIPFEDDKGKMNGTYNDLVYQVYLGNFDAVVGDVTITPNRSLYVDFSVAYTELGMAMVVPIKDDRGKSPWIFLKPLTTDLWLASGAFFVFTGFAIWVLEHRINEGFRGPALHQLGTIFYFSFSTLVFAHREKVLSNFTRVVVIIWLFVVLILTSSYTASLTSMLTVQQLHPTATSLHEIIRNGEYIGYMGDSGMLRLLNIDASKLKAFDSAEAYDEALSKGSARGGVSAIIDEIPYIKVFLSKYCGKYTMVGTIYRTDGFGFAFQKGSPLVSEVSRTILKATEELDKKLYRNKTACPDQNNMASSNSLTLDSFRGLFLLSGITTSMAIISSLLVFLLRNRQVLAKMDSESSMLRRLITFVKLFDQKDESFHGGKKGDLKEFSMKAGSDDGPSVWPRKNGGPASPW, from the exons ATGGGAAACCTTTTATTTGCATGTGTAATTTTCATTGTCTCCTTTCTTGTCactgttgctgttgctgttgctggTGAGCAGAGAAAGTTCCCTGTGGGGGTAGTGTTGGATATGGATACATGGGTTGGTAATATAAGCCGCAGCTGCATTTCCATGGCGACAGATGACTTCTATGCATATCATAGTAACTACACCACCAGACTGGACTTTTACATCAGGAATTCAAAGGAAGATGTTGTCTCAGCTGCATCTGCTG CGCTTGATTTGCTGATAAACAACAGAGTGGAAGCAATCATTGGACCACAAACATCAATCCAAGCAAAATTTGTAGCAGAGATTGGAAACAGAACACACATCCCAATCATCTCGTTCTCGGCCACCTCTCCAGTCCTCTCCTCTGTTCGAACACCGTACTTCATCCGAACAACCATAAGTGACTCATCTCAAGCTCAGGCCATCGCTGCCCTTGTTCGATCCTTTGGTTGGTCTCAACTCATACCAATCTTTGAAGACACAGACTATGGCACTGGCATGATCCCTTATCTCATC GATGCCTATCAGACCACCAATGCCCGTGTCCCCCACCGTTCCATGATCCCTCTCTCAGCCAATGATGATCAAATCCTCACTGAACTTTATTTCTTGATGACTTTGCAAACCAGAGTCTTTGTTGTCCATGCTTCTTACTCCTTAGTGTCACGCCTCCTCACCAAAGCCAAAGAAATCGGAATGATGAAAGAAGGCTATGCATGGATTGTCACTTACGGCTTAACTGATAACTTTGGTGTCATGGACTCATCCACATTAAAAGCCATGCATGGTGTTCTGACGGTAAACCCCTACATCCCACAGTACCCGGATTTCAACACAAAGTGGAAAGCGAGGCAACCGCAAAAAGACCCTGCTGCCTTTGCCAAAAAGATTGAGCCAAGTGTATATGCAATGTGGGCCTATGATACTGTCTGGGCACTGGCATTTGCAGCAGAGGCTGTTGGCGCTCCAGTAGGGACTGCTCCTCATGATAGAAAGCTAATGGATTCATACAGAAAAAACTCCACAAACCTGGAGGAGCTCCAAGTTTCGCCAAGTGGCCACAAACTTCTAGACTCAATCCTCGGCATGAATTTCGATGGCGTCACA GGCAGATTCCGGCTGGTGAACGGACAATTAGAGGCTAAGTCTTTTGAGATTATCAATATAAACAGagacaagatgaagaagataggATACTGGACCTCAGAGCATGGGATCTCAGGTAAGCTGGACCATGGAACAAACCTTAAAGGGATCATATGGCCTGGAGATGCCATCACAGCACCAAATGGATTGGACTGGCAGTCAAATAACAAGACACTGAGGATCGGAGTGCCAGTGATGAAGGGTTTCATGGAGTTTGTGAACAGAGAGTGGAATCCCCTGACAAACCGCAATGGCAGTGGCTTCTGCATTGAAGTCTTTGACACTATCATGGCCTCACTACCATACAAGATCCCCTATGAGTACATCCCATTTGAAGATGACAAAGGGAAAATGAACGGCACCTACAATGATCTTGTTTACCAGGTTTATCTCGGTAACTTTGATGCTGTTGTTGGGGATGTCACAATTACACCCAACAGATCTCTGTATGTTGACTTCTCAGTGGCATATACTGAGCTGGGGATGGCCATGGTGGTGCCAATCAAAGATGACAGAGGGAAGAGTCCGTGGATTTTCCTAAAGCCATTGACAACTGATCTCTGGTTGGCCAGTGGAGCGTTCTTTGTCTTCACTGGATTTGCCATCTGGGTGCTTGAACACCGTATTAATGAGGGATTCCGGGGACCAGCTCTTCACCAACTCGGCACCATCTTCTACTTCTCCTTCTCCACTCTCGTCTTTGCCCACA GGGAGAAGGTTCTGAGCAACTTTACCAGAGTAGTAGTGATCATATGGCTGTTTGTGGTGCTCATACTAACTTCAAGTTATACTGCAAGCTTGACATCCATGCTTACAGTGCAGCAGCTCCATCCAACAGCGACCAGCCTGCACGAGATCATAAGAAACGGTGAATACATTGGATACATGGGGGATTCCGGCATGTTAAGGTTACTGAACATTGATGCATCCAAACTCAAAGCATTTGACTCTGCTGAAGCATATGATGAAGCACTATCCAAAGGCAGCGCAAGAGGTGGTGTTTCTGCGATTATTGATGAGATACCTTACATCAAGGTCTTCCTCTCAAAGTATTGTGGCAAGTATACCATGGTTGGCACTATATACAGGACTGATGGCTTTGGCTTT GCATTTCAGAAGGGATCACCGCTAGTGTCCGAAGTATCAAGGACAATCTTGAAGGCGACCGAGGAGCTAGACAAGAAACTATACAGGAACAAGACAGCATGCCCAGACCAGAACAACATGGCTTCTTCAAACAGTCTCACACTTGATAGCTTCAGGGGCCTCTTCCTTCTTTCTGGAATCACTACTTCTATGGCAATCATTTCATCCCTGCTAGTGTTCCTCTTGAGAAATAGACAGGTTCTCGCTAAAATGGATTCAGAGAGCTCAATGTTACGGAGGCTAATAACATTTGTTAAGCTATTTGATCAAAAAGATGAATCATTTCACGGAGGAAAGAAGGGTGACCTGAAGGAGTTTTCAATGAAAGCTGGTAGTGATGATGGTCCGAGTGTTTGGCCTCGCAAAAATGGCGGTCCAGCAAGCCCCTGGTAG
- the LOC120277046 gene encoding serine/arginine repetitive matrix protein 2-like, whose protein sequence is MEDMTPYQEKLDLNFAMNKDERVLESNNYENHIPKNMMEGDLNEDNSGSPVPQDFVNNEGDPVNNFSTAEDSCFAVEPSVYPDDVDSRPYSDHADGTMPIEDGHYHEKEEFVECVGASNNTDYATENSNKEIVNEGADAPSQKQPSAMDNHNDWRIEASDHQNNDTHPFDESANEFGNSEMEESELLNQETGGGSFSPQNEVDEDICPSRMLPSDNGKDNGERYYSSSPQRGRSDMPSLEGQLSVSREKSPHIHSSARQEEFANSDKKLIHSPDSSRHKHSPSPEKHVVGRKRASSHDRSSPPTKRKSPSGRMSRKAPRRHSSRSPPRRDSPRRKDRSASRSPVRGRESSRRENRGRSRSRSPYQRDRPRRSPRYSSRRRSPPAHHSHRRSPRRAWSPPANRSTGIGKPGRNLFVAGFSYTTTERDLEKKFSRFGRVMDVRIVRDKRSGDSRGFGFLSLERDEDADAAIRALDQTEWNSRIILVEKSKTSVR, encoded by the exons ATGGAAGACATGACTCCTTATCAAGAAAAGCTAGATTTGAACTTTGCTATGAACAAAGACGAGCGGGTGCTTGAAAGCAACAACTATGAAAATCATATACCTAAAAATATGATGGAAGGGGATTTGAATGAGGACAACTCTGGCTCTCCTGTACCACAAGATTTTGTTAACAATGAAGGAGACCCTGTTAACAATTTTAGCACAGCAGAAGATTCTTGCTTTGCAGTTGAACCCAGCGTATATCCTGATGATGTTGACTCAAGACCTTACAGTGATCATGCGGATGGAACAATGCCAATTGAGGATGGTCATTACCATGAGAAGGAAGAGTTTGTTGAATGTGTTGGTGCTTCTAATAACACAGATTATGCTACAGAAAACTCCAACAAGGAAATAGTTAATGAAGGAGCAGATGCTCCTTCTCAGAAGCAACCTTCTGCAATGGATAATCATAATGATTGGAGAATTGAAGCTTCAGACCATCAAAACAACGACACACATCCTTTTGATGAATCAGCAAATGAGTTCGGAAATTCTGAGATGGAAGAGAGTGAACTTCTTAACCAGGAAACGGGTGGTGGGAGCTTTAGCCCCCAGAATGAAGTGGATGAAGATATTTGTCCCTCCAGAATGTTGCCCTCTGATAACGGGAAGGATAATGGGGAAAGGTATTATAGTTCTTCTCCTCAAAGAGGCAGAAGTGATATGCCATCACTAGAGGGACAGTTATCTGTTTCTAGAGAAAAGTCTCCTCACATCCACTCGTCTGCAAGGCAAGAAGAATTCGCAAATAGTGACAAGAAATTAATACACTCACCAGACTCTTCTAGACATAAGCATTCACCCTCCCCTGAAAAGCATGTTGTGGGTCGAAAGAGAGCTTCATCCCATGATCGTTCATCTCCACCTACGAAGAGGAAATCCCCTTCAGGAAGGATGTCTCGGAAAGCACCTAGAAGACACTCATCCAGATCACCTCCACGGCGTGATTCACCCCGAAGGAAGGACAGGTCAGCATCAAGATCACCTGTGAGAGGGAGAGAATCTTCTAGAAGGGAAAATCGCGGTAGATCTCGATCCAGGTCTCCCTATCAAAGAGATCGCCCCAGGAGATCCCCAAg GTACTCCTCAAGACGTAGATCTCCTCCTGCCCACCATTCTCATCGTCGCTCTCCTAGGAGGGCTTGGTCACCACCTGCTAACCGTAGCACTGGAATTGGTAAGCCTGGAAGGAACTTGTTTGTTGCAGGTTTTAGCTATACTACTACTGAGAGAGACTTGGAGAAGAAATTCTCAAGATTTGGCCGGGTGATGGATGTTCGCATAGTGCGAGATAAAAG GTCAGGGGATTCTCGTGGGTTTGGCTTTTTATCCTTGGAAAGGGATGAAGATGCTGATGCTGCCATTCGTGCTCTTGACCAGACAGAGTGGAACAGTAGGATTATACTGGTGGAAAAATCAAAGACATCTGTTCGCTAA